In a single window of the Ignavibacteria bacterium genome:
- a CDS encoding metallopeptidase family protein — translation MYSVSEEKFGEMMEEALHDIPSPFKEKIENLAFMALPYPSESDLGRVGLDDKYSLLGIYSGVPYTHRNTYYMNTTPDRIILFQKNIERFCDNEAELKEKIREVLIHEIAHYFGMDEDQVRAAGY, via the coding sequence ATGTATTCAGTAAGTGAAGAAAAATTCGGTGAAATGATGGAGGAAGCGCTGCATGATATACCAAGCCCTTTCAAGGAAAAAATAGAGAATCTTGCATTTATGGCTTTACCATATCCTTCTGAAAGTGACCTGGGAAGAGTTGGATTAGATGATAAATATTCGTTGCTGGGAATTTATTCAGGAGTACCTTATACTCACAGAAATACATACTATATGAATACTACCCCGGACAGGATCATTTTATTCCAGAAGAATATCGAAAGATTTTGTGACAATGAGGCTGAGCTTAAAGAAAAGATCAGGGAAGTATTAATACATGAAATTGCACATTATTTCGGAATGGATGAAGACCAGGTAAGGGCTGCAGGATATTAA
- a CDS encoding HDIG domain-containing protein, with product MAKLSKNKTDFKTDKTVKFFIAFITVILITAMFPKTETIETDYMTGMVWSKEDLIAPFSFPVYKSESVYRKEVDEARSKVYPVFDVNISKAADNNWLDSLNIQFARLLRISEYENELEKEKSLPEEKRTTSEQALNKLKSELSFTLTEAEWSSLKSTLSNPQAADAFKKKIIQSINQVYDKKIIDLSKSKITSGKISFIKNKIEESVDLGEVRDLTEVEKILNNDFSSFYKNPELVSISQKIARLYIYPDYVYNEAETQKILSSVTEAVPKTFGLVRENERIISKHEPINEAAKLKLESYKKIRNEQMGSRDFYLQQVGRFLFVTLMIFLLGIFLYKMRFSIFEDNLKLILISTIVLLQCLLSYLSLQLQINYPIEYIIFVPVAAMLLTIIFDSRVAVYAIMIICILVSAVRGGDYDILIPNFAASVLVVYSVRDIKKRSQIFVSMIYILVGYYAAITAIGLERYEDINMIKNQLIGAGLNAMLSPILAYGLLIFYEKVFRVATDLVFLELSDFNNPLLRDLSSKAPGTFHHSIIMGNLSEQAAKEIGANQILARVGCYYHDIGKIVNPDYFVENQMDSNKHEELNPSLSAKMIIAHVKNGIKLAERYRLPKEIINFIPMHHGTNLVSYFYEKARTEEGEIDTTHEYIYRYPGPKPQTKETGIVMLADSVEAATRSIEDPTPAKLETQISEIIRARFLDGELDECDLTLKDLIKIKQSFLKTIVGIHHHRIKYPESADDEE from the coding sequence TTGGCAAAACTCAGCAAAAATAAAACGGATTTTAAAACCGATAAGACGGTAAAGTTCTTTATTGCCTTTATTACTGTGATCCTTATTACAGCTATGTTCCCTAAAACCGAAACTATTGAAACTGATTATATGACCGGTATGGTCTGGAGCAAAGAGGATCTCATTGCTCCTTTCAGCTTTCCTGTGTATAAAAGTGAATCTGTTTACCGTAAAGAGGTTGATGAAGCCAGGAGCAAGGTTTACCCTGTCTTTGATGTGAACATAAGTAAAGCTGCGGATAATAACTGGCTAGATTCACTTAACATTCAATTTGCTCGGCTGCTTAGGATCAGCGAATACGAAAATGAGCTTGAAAAAGAAAAAAGCCTTCCTGAAGAAAAAAGAACTACAAGTGAACAGGCACTGAACAAGCTAAAATCAGAGTTAAGCTTTACTTTGACTGAAGCGGAATGGAGCAGCCTTAAAAGTACATTAAGTAATCCACAAGCCGCAGATGCTTTCAAAAAAAAGATCATTCAGTCCATTAACCAGGTATACGATAAAAAGATAATTGACCTTTCAAAATCAAAAATAACATCAGGCAAAATTTCTTTTATTAAGAATAAAATAGAAGAAAGTGTTGACCTTGGTGAAGTTAGAGATCTTACTGAAGTAGAGAAAATATTAAATAACGATTTTTCCAGTTTCTATAAAAATCCAGAGCTTGTAAGTATATCACAGAAAATAGCCAGGCTTTATATCTACCCTGATTATGTATATAACGAAGCTGAAACTCAAAAGATCCTGTCATCAGTTACAGAGGCTGTTCCGAAAACATTTGGTTTAGTAAGGGAAAATGAAAGGATCATCAGCAAGCATGAACCAATCAATGAAGCAGCTAAATTAAAGCTCGAATCATACAAGAAGATCCGTAATGAACAAATGGGATCCCGTGATTTTTACCTTCAGCAGGTAGGCAGGTTTTTGTTCGTTACTTTAATGATTTTTCTGCTTGGAATATTCCTGTATAAAATGCGTTTTTCAATATTCGAAGATAACCTTAAGCTTATCCTGATTTCTACAATAGTGCTACTGCAATGCCTGCTTTCATATTTAAGCCTGCAGCTCCAGATAAATTATCCAATAGAATACATAATCTTTGTACCTGTAGCAGCTATGCTGCTTACAATAATTTTTGATTCACGTGTTGCCGTTTATGCCATTATGATAATATGTATACTGGTATCAGCTGTAAGGGGAGGAGATTATGATATCCTAATACCGAATTTTGCTGCTTCAGTACTTGTTGTTTATTCGGTAAGGGATATTAAAAAACGCTCGCAGATATTTGTATCCATGATCTACATTTTGGTGGGATATTATGCTGCAATTACTGCAATTGGACTTGAGCGATATGAGGATATCAATATGATAAAGAACCAGCTTATTGGTGCCGGTTTGAATGCAATGCTTTCACCAATATTAGCCTACGGTCTGCTGATATTTTATGAAAAAGTATTCAGGGTTGCTACTGACCTGGTTTTCCTTGAGTTAAGTGATTTTAATAATCCATTACTGCGTGATCTTTCATCAAAAGCTCCGGGAACATTTCACCATTCTATAATTATGGGAAATCTTTCAGAACAGGCAGCTAAAGAGATAGGGGCAAACCAGATCCTTGCAAGGGTAGGTTGTTATTATCATGATATAGGTAAAATCGTAAATCCCGATTATTTTGTCGAAAACCAGATGGATTCCAATAAACATGAGGAGCTTAATCCATCACTCAGCGCAAAGATGATCATCGCTCACGTTAAGAACGGGATAAAGCTTGCTGAAAGATACAGGCTGCCAAAGGAAATTATCAATTTTATCCCGATGCATCACGGTACAAACCTCGTTTCTTACTTCTATGAAAAAGCCAGGACAGAAGAAGGTGAAATTGATACAACGCATGAATATATATACCGTTACCCGGGACCAAAGCCGCAAACCAAGGAAACCGGTATTGTAATGCTTGCTGATTCTGTTGAAGCAGCAACACGCTCCATTGAAGACCCCACACCTGCAAAGCTTGAAACCCAGATAAGTGAAATTATCAGGGCAAGATTTCTTGACGGAGAGCTTGATGAATGCGACCTGACATTAAAAGACCTCATCAAAATAAAACAAAGCTTCCTGAAAACCATAGTCGGAATTCATCACCACAGAATAAAATATCCTGAATCCGCTGATGATGAAGAATGA
- a CDS encoding NAD-dependent deacylase, translated as MKFSDTLLNRLKSAENVTVLTGAGVSAESGVPTFRDPGGIWEKFKPEELANFEAFMRDPDFVWSWYQHRREIMRDVEPNPGHYALAEMETLFSNFNLVTQNIDNLHFRAGSKKVTELHGNIERNFCISCRTFYSEIDIKEKQVLKCEACGGLIRPDVVWFGEMLPYNALQFANECAENSDVFFSIGTSAEVYPAAMLPVIAKRAGAYTVEININPTAISFELNETLKGRSGDILVELVNKIKILRN; from the coding sequence ATGAAATTTTCCGATACATTATTGAATCGTTTGAAATCAGCGGAAAATGTTACTGTTTTAACCGGTGCAGGGGTTTCGGCTGAAAGCGGAGTCCCGACCTTCAGAGATCCGGGCGGTATTTGGGAAAAATTCAAACCTGAAGAACTTGCAAATTTTGAAGCATTTATGCGGGACCCGGATTTTGTCTGGAGCTGGTACCAGCATCGCCGTGAAATAATGAGGGATGTTGAACCTAATCCTGGTCATTATGCACTTGCCGAAATGGAAACACTATTCAGCAATTTCAATCTTGTAACTCAAAATATTGATAATCTGCATTTCAGGGCAGGAAGTAAAAAGGTAACAGAGCTTCACGGTAATATAGAAAGGAATTTTTGTATATCATGCCGAACTTTTTATAGTGAAATAGATATTAAAGAAAAACAAGTATTAAAATGCGAAGCTTGCGGAGGATTGATAAGACCTGATGTAGTCTGGTTCGGTGAAATGCTGCCTTACAATGCCCTTCAGTTTGCAAATGAATGCGCCGAAAATTCAGATGTATTTTTTTCCATAGGTACTTCAGCTGAAGTTTACCCGGCAGCAATGCTGCCGGTTATTGCAAAAAGAGCCGGCGCATATACTGTGGAAATAAATATTAATCCAACAGCAATTTCATTTGAGCTTAATGAAACTTTAAAAGGCAGAAGCGGTGATATACTTGTTGAACTTGTAAATAAAATTAAAATACTAAGGAATTAA
- a CDS encoding CPBP family intramembrane metalloprotease codes for MNSFKLELKSLLEAVKTLSFKETFIFLSVSVITFLSMHYASPNFFRKVFDTSDDKFYSFLYWCTADGFLMFIIPIILIPLVLKGKLSDYGFRLGDYKFGLKSSLLFVVVMLPFLWIVSGNESFARTYPQGGPFVRENISVLFYYELFVGFYMLAWEFFWRGYMLFGLKQKFGYYAIFIQMIPFFILHRGKPDIETFASIFAGLILGVQAWRSNSFIYCFLVHWAVMIFVDVISVLRYKSQSYGIGIDAFIKLFVN; via the coding sequence TTGAATTCCTTCAAACTTGAACTTAAATCCCTATTAGAAGCTGTTAAAACGCTCAGCTTCAAAGAAACTTTTATTTTTCTTTCAGTATCTGTCATTACTTTTCTTTCTATGCATTATGCTTCACCAAATTTCTTCAGGAAGGTATTTGATACCAGTGATGATAAGTTCTATTCTTTTTTGTATTGGTGTACAGCAGATGGTTTCCTGATGTTTATTATTCCCATTATACTGATACCACTTGTACTTAAAGGTAAACTTTCTGATTATGGTTTCAGGCTCGGTGACTATAAGTTTGGTTTAAAATCTTCACTTCTGTTTGTTGTCGTGATGCTTCCGTTTTTGTGGATAGTATCAGGTAACGAAAGCTTTGCCAGAACCTACCCGCAGGGCGGACCATTCGTAAGGGAAAATATTTCCGTATTGTTTTACTACGAGCTTTTTGTTGGATTTTATATGCTCGCCTGGGAATTTTTCTGGCGAGGGTATATGCTTTTTGGCTTAAAACAAAAATTCGGTTACTATGCAATTTTTATCCAAATGATTCCGTTTTTTATATTACACAGGGGAAAGCCGGATATAGAAACCTTTGCTTCAATATTTGCCGGGCTTATATTAGGTGTACAGGCTTGGCGCTCTAATTCTTTTATTTATTGCTTTCTCGTTCACTGGGCTGTTATGATCTTTGTTGATGTTATATCGGTATTAAGATATAAATCGCAGTCCTATGGTATCGGAATTGATGCATTTATTAAACTTTTTGTAAATTAA
- a CDS encoding PIG-L family deacetylase, whose amino-acid sequence MTDIKVKKTILAVSAHPDDIEFSCGGTMFKYKQEGYEIYFAVATNGENGFKIDHKPRAERVRIRHAEQLSAAKILGAKKVFFLNYKDCFLKYDDNLRKKLSMIIKQVKPEIIFSFDPANRSFESVNLLHRDHRVIAEAVFDAVFAARNRYLYPGQSFAVKQFRFFGCDKPNYYENITKFINDKIRLIAAHRSQFSDHDSMSEWVRTHLSSYTGKYKYSEKFRVVNITQPFIK is encoded by the coding sequence TTGACAGATATAAAAGTTAAGAAAACTATTCTGGCTGTTTCTGCTCACCCGGATGATATTGAGTTTTCCTGCGGCGGTACTATGTTCAAGTATAAGCAAGAAGGTTATGAAATATATTTTGCTGTTGCCACTAATGGTGAAAACGGATTTAAAATAGATCATAAGCCGAGGGCTGAAAGAGTAAGGATCAGGCATGCAGAACAGCTAAGTGCAGCGAAAATATTGGGGGCTAAAAAGGTTTTTTTCCTGAATTATAAAGATTGTTTTCTTAAATATGATGATAACCTGAGAAAAAAACTTTCCATGATCATTAAACAGGTGAAACCTGAAATAATATTTTCCTTTGATCCTGCAAACAGATCTTTTGAAAGTGTTAACCTGCTGCATCGTGATCACAGAGTTATAGCTGAGGCGGTGTTTGATGCAGTTTTTGCAGCAAGGAACCGGTATTTATATCCGGGGCAATCCTTTGCAGTAAAACAGTTCAGGTTTTTCGGCTGCGATAAGCCTAATTATTACGAAAACATCACTAAGTTCATTAATGACAAGATAAGACTGATTGCAGCACACAGATCTCAATTCAGTGATCATGATTCAATGAGTGAATGGGTAAGAACCCATCTTTCAAGCTATACCGGGAAATACAAATACAGCGAAAAATTCAGAGTTGTAAATATAACGCAGCCTTTCATAAAATAA
- the lptB gene encoding LPS export ABC transporter ATP-binding protein, whose product MPSILKATNLVKQYSKRTVVDGVSVSVKQGEIVGLLGPNGAGKTTTFYMITGMIKPNSGEILLDNEDISLEPMYKRARLGIGYLPQEASIFRKMSVYQNIYSVLEFMAMDKSEREDKANELMKEFGITHIASSKGFVLSGGERRRTEIARAIASDPKFILLDEPFAGIDPIAVEEIMKIVAKLKNKGIGVLITDHNVHETLSIVDRGYILIEGKIFRQGSSDALAGDEMVRKLYLGETFKLDRYKS is encoded by the coding sequence ATGCCATCAATTTTAAAAGCTACTAACCTGGTAAAACAATACAGTAAAAGAACTGTTGTTGATGGCGTAAGTGTTTCCGTTAAACAGGGCGAAATAGTAGGTTTGCTTGGACCTAATGGTGCAGGCAAAACCACTACATTTTACATGATTACCGGCATGATCAAGCCAAATTCAGGTGAAATTTTGCTTGATAATGAAGATATTTCACTCGAACCTATGTATAAAAGAGCAAGGCTCGGCATCGGTTACCTTCCTCAGGAAGCATCTATTTTCAGAAAAATGAGCGTTTACCAGAATATTTATTCTGTTCTTGAATTCATGGCAATGGATAAAAGTGAAAGGGAAGATAAAGCAAATGAGCTGATGAAGGAGTTCGGAATAACTCATATTGCTTCCAGCAAAGGATTTGTTCTCTCAGGCGGAGAGCGCAGACGCACTGAAATTGCTCGTGCTATAGCAAGCGACCCAAAATTCATTTTGCTTGATGAACCTTTCGCTGGTATTGACCCTATTGCAGTAGAAGAAATAATGAAAATTGTTGCCAAGCTTAAAAATAAAGGTATTGGTGTTTTAATTACAGACCATAATGTCCATGAAACTCTTTCTATAGTGGATAGGGGCTATATCCTGATTGAAGGAAAGATCTTCAGGCAGGGTTCATCTGATGCCCTTGCAGGTGATGAGATGGTAAGAAAATTATATTTAGGAGAAACATTTAAGCTTGACAGATATAAAAGTTAA
- a CDS encoding GWxTD domain-containing protein, which yields MSNPLKKLSILFFLVSTAIFAQNDFSFDYDYAIFRDEGTKVFLELYYSFSPQEMLFVKTTGGFEASGKLQLDVSEKNTGKIYVAKDFKVPVILDDTSGNKKDFKLTGQINLLLDSGTYIVKMTASDFNNSSKVNKAEEEIILKPFPLNKVIMSTVELSTGISKSTDESNIFYKNTLEVIPNPSNLFGNNLSKLYYYIELYNLNNAELGDKYSIVTVIANKDGTEINSETKKYELKSSSKVEYGSVDIKGLPSNTYQLLIKLLDSGDNELMRAYKYFYVFSSDSISSNQNLTELENQYLLSEYPKLSEKQVDDEFNKVIYLMSDQQKENYESLKTLDEKRMFMFNYWRGISAYISKKEYMSRIDFANKNFKSDLREGWKTDRGRIMALFGKYDEIERFPYEGSTRAYEIWTYNKLQGGVIFVFIDNSTGFGDFILAHSTAQNEISDENWRDKITIR from the coding sequence ATGTCGAACCCGTTAAAAAAACTCTCAATTCTATTTTTTTTAGTCTCAACAGCTATATTTGCTCAAAATGATTTTTCATTTGATTACGATTATGCAATTTTCAGGGATGAAGGAACAAAAGTATTTCTTGAACTATATTACTCATTTTCACCCCAGGAGATGTTATTTGTAAAAACTACAGGCGGATTTGAAGCCAGTGGGAAATTACAGCTTGATGTATCGGAAAAGAACACCGGCAAGATCTACGTCGCAAAAGACTTTAAAGTACCTGTCATTCTTGATGATACATCGGGAAATAAAAAGGATTTTAAATTAACCGGGCAGATAAACCTGCTGCTTGATTCCGGAACGTACATCGTAAAAATGACAGCTTCTGATTTTAATAACAGTTCAAAAGTTAATAAAGCTGAAGAGGAAATCATTTTAAAGCCATTTCCATTAAATAAAGTAATTATGAGTACGGTTGAACTGAGTACAGGTATATCCAAAAGTACCGATGAAAGTAATATCTTTTATAAAAACACTTTGGAAGTAATTCCAAATCCTTCCAATTTATTCGGTAACAACTTATCTAAGCTTTATTATTATATAGAGCTGTATAACCTGAATAATGCGGAGCTTGGTGATAAATATTCAATTGTTACCGTTATTGCCAATAAGGATGGCACTGAAATAAATTCAGAAACTAAAAAATATGAACTAAAATCCAGTTCAAAAGTTGAATACGGTTCAGTAGATATTAAAGGTTTACCTTCGAATACTTATCAATTACTGATAAAATTGCTGGATAGCGGTGATAATGAATTAATGAGGGCTTATAAATATTTTTACGTATTTAGCAGTGATTCTATAAGTTCCAATCAAAATTTAACCGAGCTTGAAAATCAATACTTGTTAAGTGAATACCCCAAGCTTTCCGAAAAGCAGGTTGATGATGAATTCAACAAAGTTATTTATTTAATGAGTGATCAACAGAAGGAAAACTATGAATCACTAAAAACATTAGATGAAAAAAGAATGTTCATGTTCAATTATTGGAGAGGTATTTCTGCATATATTTCCAAAAAAGAGTACATGTCCAGAATTGATTTTGCAAATAAGAATTTCAAAAGCGATCTTCGTGAAGGCTGGAAAACTGATAGAGGAAGAATTATGGCATTATTCGGAAAATATGATGAAATTGAAAGATTTCCCTATGAAGGTTCAACCAGGGCATATGAAATATGGACTTATAATAAGCTTCAGGGCGGTGTGATTTTCGTATTTATTGATAATAGCACAGGATTTGGCGATTTTATTTTGGCTCACTCAACTGCCCAAAATGAAATTAGTGATGAGAATTGGCGGGATAAGATAACTATCAGATAA
- a CDS encoding pyridoxine 5'-phosphate synthase, whose translation MMRLCINIDHIATLRQARLEKEPDPVFAASICELAGADGIVCHLREDRRHMIDRDIYILKDTVQTKLDLEMAATDEMVKIACEVKPYMVTLVPEKRQELTTEGGLDLNAVEFKITPAIEKLKDAGIKTSLFIEPNPESVDQSLEFGADMIEIHTGKYARMTSPDDIIAELEKVRQTASIAKELGLGVNAGHGLNYRNITAIANIQEIDEVSIGHSIIARAVFSGLDSAVKDMIEIIRRIRQ comes from the coding sequence ATTATGAGACTTTGTATAAATATTGATCATATAGCAACTTTAAGGCAGGCTAGGCTGGAAAAAGAGCCCGATCCTGTATTTGCAGCATCAATCTGCGAGCTTGCAGGGGCAGATGGTATCGTATGCCACCTGCGGGAAGACAGGCGGCATATGATAGACAGGGATATTTATATCCTGAAGGATACTGTACAAACAAAGCTTGATCTTGAAATGGCTGCAACTGATGAAATGGTTAAAATAGCCTGCGAAGTGAAGCCATATATGGTTACTTTAGTCCCTGAAAAAAGGCAGGAATTAACAACTGAAGGAGGATTGGACCTTAATGCAGTTGAATTTAAGATTACACCCGCAATAGAAAAGCTTAAAGATGCAGGTATAAAAACCAGCCTGTTCATTGAACCAAATCCGGAAAGTGTAGACCAGTCATTAGAGTTCGGCGCAGATATGATAGAGATACATACTGGAAAGTATGCGCGAATGACTTCCCCTGATGATATTATCGCTGAATTAGAGAAAGTAAGACAAACGGCTTCTATTGCCAAAGAACTTGGCTTAGGGGTAAATGCCGGTCATGGATTAAACTACCGTAATATAACTGCTATTGCCAATATTCAGGAAATTGATGAAGTTAGTATCGGGCATTCAATTATTGCAAGGGCTGTATTTTCGGGGCTTGATTCTGCTGTTAAGGATATGATAGAAATTATTCGAAGAATAAGACAATAA
- a CDS encoding PorV/PorQ family protein has product MKLYHKIKTAAKSALIFTLLLGSISFAGDRSRYGTSAAPELLIPVGSRGTSLSGSMISSISGVDAMYWNPAGLSLMNNKTEVLASHMKYIADININYVAGAVDMGNLGVIGASLKSLSFGDELVTTLESPNGTGEVWSPTYLTTSISYARKMSDKILFGATVKVIYEQVLTVSSTGFAVDFGLQYLAGKSGLKFGVALKNFGPSMTFDGSGLDAYYEPYGTPSGSTPEPRRIVLNDFSLPTTLEIGISYDVPIGKKNNVQLSSTFQNNNFSSDEYRVGLEYNYNNYVFLRGAYAFTPDYKTEDGITKKDQNLFGPSFGVGLQYPFGTVKLGLDYSYRMTERFQPNQWFSFTMGF; this is encoded by the coding sequence ATGAAATTATATCATAAAATAAAAACAGCTGCTAAATCAGCATTGATATTTACATTGCTGTTAGGCAGTATTAGTTTTGCAGGAGACCGCAGCAGATACGGTACTTCTGCAGCACCGGAATTACTTATTCCGGTCGGATCGAGAGGCACTTCTTTAAGTGGCTCAATGATCTCATCAATTTCCGGTGTAGACGCAATGTATTGGAATCCGGCAGGTCTTTCTTTAATGAATAATAAAACTGAGGTGCTGGCTTCTCACATGAAGTACATTGCAGATATCAATATAAATTATGTTGCAGGTGCAGTAGATATGGGTAATTTAGGTGTAATAGGGGCAAGTTTAAAATCACTCAGCTTTGGTGATGAACTTGTAACCACACTTGAAAGTCCCAACGGAACAGGTGAAGTATGGTCGCCAACATATCTTACTACATCAATTTCCTATGCTAGGAAAATGTCAGATAAGATTTTGTTCGGTGCAACTGTAAAAGTAATTTATGAGCAGGTTCTGACTGTATCATCTACAGGTTTTGCTGTAGATTTTGGTCTTCAGTATCTCGCGGGTAAATCTGGTCTTAAATTCGGTGTAGCGTTAAAGAATTTCGGCCCATCAATGACATTTGACGGTAGTGGTCTTGATGCTTACTATGAACCATATGGAACCCCTTCAGGTTCTACACCTGAGCCAAGAAGAATTGTTCTTAATGACTTTTCTTTGCCAACTACACTGGAAATAGGTATTTCCTATGATGTGCCTATTGGAAAGAAAAACAACGTACAGCTTTCTTCAACATTTCAGAATAATAACTTTTCAAGTGATGAATACAGAGTTGGTCTAGAATACAACTATAACAACTATGTATTTTTAAGAGGTGCTTATGCATTTACACCTGATTACAAAACTGAAGATGGTATTACAAAGAAAGATCAAAATCTCTTCGGTCCTTCATTTGGTGTAGGCTTACAGTATCCTTTTGGAACAGTAAAACTTGGACTGGATTATTCATACAGAATGACTGAACGTTTTCAGCCTAACCAGTGGTTTTCTTTCACGATGGGCTTTTAG
- a CDS encoding potassium transporter Kup, translated as MSTEHTHSNSGQNTQSKKSLKYLLYLSLGALGVVYGDIGTSPLYALKECFSPLHGVKPDHDNVLGVLSLVFWALIIVICIKYLLIVMRADNEGEGGILALMELVRPKKQGLGFMIIISLGLFGAALLYGDGIITPAISVLSAVEGLQIATPALEHYVIPITIIILFLLFYFQKRGTGKVGSVFGPIMIIWFLSIALLGVGAIIKNPEVLQAVNPVYAYKFFIENGFHGFVILGSVFLVVTGGEALYADMGHFGPRPIRFAWFTLVLPCLLMNYFGQGAMMLQDPKAALNPFYFLAPEWALYPMVAISTMATVIASQALISGAFSITQQALQLGFLPRVRIIHTSQEERGQIYIPQLNWLLFIGTIWLVLSFKTSSNLAAAYGIAVTSTMVITTVLAFVAMTKLWKWSFPLAVVISVFFIIIDLAFWGANLLKILHGGWVPLVIGMGIYLVMTTWNWGRKLLLKKIEEETQPIENFINEVMSVRLVTTPGTAIYMSSNPKGTPPALVKNMKHNRVLHKQIIVLSIIFKKIPHISIEEGIQIENPTEGFYRVIASYGFMDNANIQQVIEALNSKGIEININKTTFFLGRELIVAKEKYGFTRLRKKLFILLSRNSQRVTEFFNIPNDRVFEVGSQIEI; from the coding sequence ATAAGTACTGAGCATACACATAGTAATTCGGGGCAAAATACCCAGTCTAAGAAAAGCTTAAAATATCTTCTTTATTTATCTTTAGGCGCATTAGGAGTTGTTTATGGTGATATTGGTACAAGTCCTTTATACGCTTTAAAAGAATGTTTCTCACCGCTTCATGGTGTAAAACCTGACCATGATAATGTGTTAGGAGTTCTGTCTCTGGTTTTCTGGGCTTTGATCATTGTTATTTGTATTAAATATCTACTGATAGTGATGAGGGCAGATAATGAAGGAGAAGGCGGAATTTTAGCTTTAATGGAACTTGTCAGACCCAAGAAACAGGGTCTCGGATTTATGATAATTATCAGCCTGGGTTTGTTCGGAGCAGCTTTACTTTATGGTGATGGTATCATTACTCCGGCAATTTCGGTTCTTTCAGCAGTAGAAGGTTTACAAATTGCCACGCCCGCCCTTGAACATTATGTTATCCCTATTACGATCATTATATTATTCCTGCTATTTTATTTTCAAAAAAGAGGAACAGGCAAAGTTGGCTCAGTTTTCGGGCCTATCATGATAATCTGGTTTTTATCAATTGCATTGTTAGGGGTTGGAGCTATTATTAAAAACCCTGAAGTTCTGCAGGCAGTTAATCCGGTATACGCTTATAAATTTTTTATAGAAAATGGCTTTCATGGATTCGTAATTTTAGGTTCGGTTTTCCTTGTTGTAACAGGTGGTGAGGCATTATATGCTGATATGGGACATTTCGGTCCTCGTCCTATTAGATTTGCATGGTTTACACTTGTCCTTCCATGTTTATTGATGAATTACTTTGGCCAGGGTGCAATGATGCTTCAAGACCCTAAAGCAGCTTTAAACCCTTTTTACTTTCTTGCACCTGAATGGGCGTTATATCCAATGGTTGCTATTTCAACAATGGCCACAGTAATCGCTTCGCAAGCGCTGATTTCAGGGGCTTTCTCAATCACTCAGCAGGCATTGCAATTGGGATTTTTGCCAAGGGTAAGAATAATTCATACATCACAGGAAGAACGAGGCCAGATTTACATTCCTCAGCTTAACTGGCTGCTGTTTATTGGTACTATATGGCTTGTTTTGAGCTTTAAAACATCAAGCAACCTCGCTGCTGCATATGGTATTGCCGTTACTTCAACAATGGTTATAACAACAGTTTTGGCATTTGTTGCAATGACTAAATTATGGAAATGGTCATTTCCTCTTGCCGTAGTTATTTCTGTATTTTTCATAATAATTGACCTGGCTTTTTGGGGAGCGAATCTTTTGAAGATCCTCCATGGTGGATGGGTACCTCTTGTAATTGGCATGGGCATTTACCTCGTCATGACTACATGGAACTGGGGCAGAAAGCTGCTTCTGAAAAAAATTGAAGAGGAAACTCAGCCTATTGAAAACTTTATAAATGAAGTAATGAGCGTTAGGCTGGTCACTACACCGGGAACAGCTATATATATGTCTAGTAACCCAAAAGGTACTCCCCCGGCTCTGGTTAAGAACATGAAACATAACAGGGTACTTCATAAACAGATAATAGTGCTCAGTATTATTTTCAAAAAAATACCGCACATCAGCATTGAAGAAGGAATACAAATTGAAAATCCAACCGAAGGGTTTTACAGGGTTATTGCTTCGTATGGGTTTATGGATAATGCAAATATTCAGCAGGTAATTGAAGCGCTTAATTCTAAAGGCATTGAAATTAATATCAATAAAACAACATTTTTCCTGGGAAGGGAATTAATTGTAGCTAAAGAAAAATATGGATTTACAAGGCTGCGCAAAAAGCTTTTTATTCTTCTTTCCAGAAATTCACAAAGAGTTACTGAATTTTTTAATATTCCTAACGACAGGGTTTTTGAGGTCGGTTCACAAATTGAAATTTAG